A window of the Hippoglossus stenolepis isolate QCI-W04-F060 chromosome 8, HSTE1.2, whole genome shotgun sequence genome harbors these coding sequences:
- the fzd1 gene encoding frizzled-1: protein MVRNRLLRALLTVSCCLLFLNVGIFRVNGQYGDRGMSIPEHGFCQPISIPLCTDIAYNETIMPNLLGHTNQEDAGLEVHQFYPLVKVQCSPDLKFFLCSMYAPVCTVLEQALPPCRSLCERARQGCEALMNKFGFQWPDSLACESFPVHGAGELCVGQNMSDRTEPEPPAPYPTDRAQADPMSGQFRCPASLQVPPYLNYRFLGQENCGAPCEPKRSHGMMYFSEEELKFAKIWIGIWSVLCCASTLFTVLTYLVDMKRFSYPERPIVFLSGCYTMVSIAYITGFLLEDKVVCNDRFDNDIRTVVQGTKKEGCTILFMMLYFFSMASSIWWVILALTWFLAAGMKWGHEAIEANSQYFHLAAWAVPAIKTITILAVGQVDGDVLSGVCFVGINSVDAQRGFVLAPLFVYLFIGTSFLLAGFVSLFRIRTIMKHDGTKTEKLEKLMVRIGIFSVLYTVPATIVIACNFYEQAFREQWERTWISQTCKTYAVPCPVQNHPNMSPDFTVFMIKYLMTLIVGITSGFWIWSGKTLNSWRRFYTRLANSKQGETTV from the coding sequence ATGGTGCGCAACAGACTCCTGCGTGCGCTCCTGACGGTGTCGTGCTGTCTGCTGTTCCTGAACGTGGGGATTTTCCGGGTGAACGGGCAGTACGGGGACCGGGGCATGTCGATACCGGAGCACGGGTTCTGTCAGCCCATCTCCATTCCGCTGTGCACGGACATCGCGTACAACGAGACGATCATGCCGAACCTGCTGGGTCACACCAACCAGGAGGACGCGGGGCTGGAGGTGCACCAGTTCTACCCGCTGGTGAAGGTGCAGTGCTCCCCGGACCTCAagttcttcctctgctccatgtACGCGCCCGTGTGCACGGTGCTCGAGCAGGCGCTGCCGCCGTGCCGCTCTCTGTGCGAGCGGGCGCGCCAGGGCTGCGAGGCGCTCATGAACAAGTTCGGCTTCCAGTGGCCCGACAGCCTGGCGTGCGAGTCCTTCCCGGTGCACGGCGCCGGGGAGCTGTGCGTCGGCCAGAACATGTCTGACCGCACCGAGCCGGAGCCCCCCGCTCCCTACCCCACCGACCGCGCGCAGGCAGACCCCATGAGCGGTCAGTTCAGGTGCCCGGCCTCGCTCCAGGTGCCCCCCTATCTGAACTACCGCTTCCTCGGGCAGGAGAACTGCGGTGCCCCGTGCGAGCCAAAGAGATCCCACGGGATGATGTACTTCAGCGAGGAAGAGCTCAAATTCGCCAAAATCTGGATCGGCATCTGGTCGGTGCTGTGCTGCGCTTCCACCTTATTCACCGTGCTGACCTACCTGGTGGACATGAAGCGCTTCAGCTACCCAGAGCGGCCGATCGTCTTCCTCTCTGGGTGTTACACCATGGTGTCCATCGCCTACATCACTGGATTTTTACTGGAGGACAAGGTGGTTTGCAATGACAGATTTGATAACGACATAAGGACTGTGGTGCAGGGCACTAAGAAGGAGGGCTGCACCATCCTCTTCATGATGCTGTACTTCTTCAGCATGGCCAGCTCAATCTGGTGGGTCATCTTGGCTCTCACCTGGTTCCTGGCAGCAGGGATGAAATGGGGCCATGAAGCCATTGAGGCTAACTCTCAGTACTTCCACCTGGCAGCCTGGGCCGTGCCCGCCATCAAGACTATTACCATCCTGGCTGTTGGGCAGGTAGATGGAGATGTGTTGAGTGGCGTCTGCTTTGTGGGCATCAACAGTGTGGACGCCCAGCGGGGCTTTGTCCTGGCACCGCTGTTTGTTTACCTATTCATCGGAACCTCCTTCCTCTTGGCGGGCTTCGTGTCCCTGTTCCGCATCCGGACCATCATGAAGCACGACGGCACCAAGacggagaagctggagaagctgaTGGTGCGGATAGGGATCTTCAGCGTGCTTTACACCGTGCCCGCCACCATCGTCATCGCCTGCAATTTCTACGAGCAGGCCTTCCGAGAGCAGTGGGAGAGGACGTGGATCAGCCAGACGTGTAAGACGTACGCTGTGCCATGTCCTGTCCAGAACCACCCCAACATGAGCCCGGACTTCACTGTCTTCATGATAAAGTATCTCATGACACTCATTGTGGGCATCACGTCTGGATTTTGGATTTGGTCTGGGAAAACACTCAACTCCTGGAGGAGGTTTTACACGAGACTGGCCAACAGTAAACAGGGTGAGACCACAGTGTAA